In Penaeus vannamei isolate JL-2024 chromosome 24, ASM4276789v1, whole genome shotgun sequence, the genomic stretch TTACGAGTATCACAGAAATGCCGGTTGAAGTTTGTCAAAAAGTTCCTATAAAATACGGAAAATGCAGGAAATCATCAATCAATTTATAGATGAATAAGAATCCCCAATATTCCAATTAAaacatcattgatattgatatagatatccAGCTCTTGCGAGCGTTTTATTGCATTTTAAGGGAAAATGTATATAAAGTTAGAGagaaatttcccgttttctgtgacgcATTGATGACGTCACTGTCAGCTGTGCGTGAGGCAACAAGAGCAAAagattgtttgtttacatgttcaaactcccatttctctctcattaaATCCACGAGGAGCCTAAAGTTTATTCCCAAGTGAGTCTAGAGTGATTAAAGGGTGCGGTGGAGGTGACAAAAAGAGTTTTGATAAAAtagagatacgaagagagaggaaggttagTAAACATGTCCGAGATGCTGTCTCTCCAGGCCGAGAATCTAGGTTTTGAGTGTTACATATTTACCCTGTTTATCGCAGTTATGGCCATTTCTCGTGGGGTATTGTGGTACCGGAAATTCTCGGAGCCATTTTTCTCGATGTTGGGCTGATATTTGGGGTGTCATACCTCGTCCTGTATGgccaaagggagagaaggtgaagtgTCAGCTTACGAGTCATTCTGGTTATAcatttactgtttatttttgGTTTCATCTTTGTATTTCAGTTTTTGAGGTCCTATTACTTGCTCATTTCCCCTGTCATTTCTTTCTCAGTTGCCCATTTTATTATATCTCAATCACTTGATTTATATCCTTGGTCATGTCTACCTACTGTAAAGCAGAAGAAAACAAATTTACGAAATGTGACTTGAGTCTTAGAATTCAGTCATCTGAGGATGTTTTAAGGTCTGCTGTGAATTTTGAAAGGGGAAGACCAAATTAAAGTGATCGTTTGCATAGTGTGTCTAGGGTATAGCAATGAAAGAGCTGTATTTAAAGGAATTTGTATAGTATGAGTTGATAGTAGGATCTGATGAAATTAGGTTGAGGGGAGAGTTAACTGTATATTTGAAGATTCTAATATATAGTGTGCAGAAATATGAATTTTAATGCAATattcattatgtatttttttttgttatgtattttttaaggtcttagtatttgtattattatagtttttgagACAACACCATGATGTATAGACTGTATGGGAAGTATAGATTAAAGCATTCAAAGTCACTATCCATCAGTGGTAATTTTGCGAATTAAGAAGTTACATTTAAAAAGTATGTAATAaccaaaaatggggaaaaaaatcacCTGCAAGCATCCAGTTTGTACCTCTCAGATGATTTGTTATTGGAAAAGACCCTACTCTAAGCTCTAACCTGCCAGACCAGTAATTTAGAGCTATGGTGTCTTAACATGTTCATGATCTCTTTCCCAAACCTCATACACATCAGCAACCTATTGACCAGCTATTCTGTGATTATTTTTCATCCTACGTATCTGTaggcaaagggaaaaaaagtaatcAGTAATTTGCATAAGCTTTGTTTGCCTAATAGCATGGCTTTATGATTTATATTAGAACAGCAACAAAACTTGAGAAAGTCCTTTAATAATTTTTCTGAATGCTTAGCGACCTCCTGGGTTATGACTTTCCAGTGTTTTAAAGGCTTATGGCCTTTTGTTGGAATGCCAAAAACAAGTAGACCTTGGTAACCACATGTTATACTTTACTCACTGTTATTGAGGAATATACATGGTATGACAGGAAAGAATTGCAAGAAAAAGAATTGTCAAATTCATATGAATCACAACCCAGGCTACTTGAAAaggcattttattattgttgtttttaatagCTTGATTAataaattactttttttattattattattattttttttttttttaatttatttatttactttttttgtctttgtggaAGAATGTTTCGGAAGTCAGTAATAATGGGATAATTGTTTTAGATTTCTAAATGaatttatacttttttatcttGAAAGTTTGCAATTACTGTTGATATGCATTATGAACATGGTCAAGTTATTAAGAGTGTACTAatttaagaatagaaaaaaaattgtaaactTGGCTGAAACCATGTGGAAGAAATCTAAAAGCTTTCCattctatatgtgtataaacatccTGGAGTTGAGATAAAGAATATAACCTTATTTCAGTTAGTGTTACACACTCACCCAGATAAAGCATAGCTTTcaagatataagaaaaacaataacatagaACAAGaaggttgtgttttttgtttttgtttttgttgtattttatttatttatctatctgtctgtttgaagtatatgtttctttattcattcagtaCTGTTTACCAAATTCCATGATCTGAATTGTACATGTTATACAGTGTCACACTTCTATGATGTCTTGACTGAACCTGCCTGAACGTGATGCAACAAGTATGCCAGGAGTCAGATTCCCTCCTCCATTACCTTTCATCATGCTTTGGCTTGTTCTGAAGTTATTCGGTTTTTGTTCATCTCCTGCTGTAAGGGTGTTGtgaatgatagtttttttttcttcagagagGATAAGCTGATGAtaactttcttttttgtatgttttcagAGTTTAAATATCATTTGGGCATTAGAgtttaaaaaaggaaagggaattattttaaaataattttaacgTAGATGGGGGTTAATAATAGAACATGGGCTGAACCAGTCGTCCCTGGCTAATTTGTTTTTGCGCAAAATTAATACTCAGTCTGCTTGCAGTGTTACCAGCTTTAGCTATTTCAAGCATTTTATTTGACTTGCATAAGTGTGCTAAGTAATGCAAAATGTTGTCTGAAAGTTGAAATGTTACATTAGAACTATTGTTAGACTAAACACCAGCTAATAGCGTGGAATTGCAATCTGCATAGAATGGATATCATTAACAATgagaacataatgatgataatagtaaaagctgatgatgatagtaataatgataatgataaagaatgttattattgttgttgaaattattattattattactattattattattattattattattattattattattattattattatctttgttgttgttgttgtgatgatgataattatcgttatggtaattcttattgttattattgctatcatcatcattaccattatcattatcggtattattattgttattgttgtaagaattgctagtattgttattattttttacttttattatttattctatttatttatttattttgcttttattataattattattgttgttgttattattattattatcattattattattattcttattgttattattgctatcatcatcattaccattatcattatcggtattattattgttattgttgtaagaattgctagtattgttattattttttacttttattatttattctatttatttatttattttgcttttattataattattattgttgttgttattattattattatcattattattattattgttattattataattattattattattattattattattattattattattattattattattattattgttattattgtcaatatcagtattattattattagtagtagtagtagtagtagtagtagtagtagtagtagtagtagtagtagcagtagtagtactagtattattagtattacttttactattgttattattagtataattattgttattataataatcatcatcatcatcatcatcatcatcattatcattatcatcatcatcatcattatcattatcatcatcattatcattatcatcatcatcatcatcatcatcatcatcatcatcatcatcattgccattattttatgtgtgtttgtgtgtgtgtttgtgtgtgtgtttgtgtgtgtgtttgtgtgtgtgtttgtgtgtgtgtttgtgtgtgtgtttgtgtgtgtgtgtgtgtgtgtgtgtgtgtgtgtgtgtgtgtgtgtgtgtgtgtgtgtgtgtgtgtgtgtgtgtgtgtgtctatgtatgtgtgtatgtatgtgtgtgtgtgtgtgtgtgtgtgtgtgtgtgtgtgtgtgtgtgtgtgtgtgtgtgtgtgtgtgtgtgtgtgtgtgtgtgtgtgtgtgtgtgtgtgtatgtatgtaatgtatgtaatttatgtaatgtatgtaatatatgtatgtatgtatgtatgtatgtatgtataatgtatatatatatatatatatatatatatatatatatatatatatatatatatatgtatatatatatgtatatatatatgtatatatatatatatatatatatatatatatatatatatatatatatatatatatatatatatacatttatatattcttttttcttcttcttttttgttacttttattgttgtttttatagattattattattattattattatattattattattattattattattattattattattattattattattattattattattattattattattattattattattattattattattgttattattattattattattgttattgttattattattattattgttattattattaataatgatgatatatttattattatcattatcattatcattattattattttcattattaattttattattattattattgttgttgttgttgttatcatcatcatcatcatcatcatcatcatcatcatcatcatcatcattactgttattgttgtcattattgtcattattattgttataattattattgttacaatgctcattatttttttttattattatttttgtaattattattgatattattcttgtcattataattagtattattgttgttattatttttattattattattattattattattattattattattattattattattattattattattattattaatattattgttattatttttattattattattagtagtagtaatagtattgttattattattattattattattattattattattattattattattattattattattattattactattactattactattactattactattactattattattgtaattatagttatttttattatatctttttatcattattgatattgttatttttattgcattattattatcattattatgattatgagtatggttatgattattattatgtttattatcattattgatattagtattgatattaatagagatagtggtattaatgttattattgtttttattattattattattattattattattattattattattattgttgttatttttattattattattattattattattattattattattattattgtttttattattgttattattgttattattattattaacccattaacgctggtatattttgaagttgaaaataaaagatttcgggcggctacaaaattctCAGGCATATCTGCCCCGGCCTCTGCCCGCCCACCTGCCGCGGCCCACTGCTGTGTTGGAGCGCAAGCCCTGATACAGTGTCACACTAGCGGGACGCCTGGGAATGTtgattttttcgggtgtctcatatgtgggacacccgtcgttagtgggttaatattattgttatgacgatgattattgatattattatttatattaccattaattttaattttgattataatatcaatgttgttagtatttttattattattattattattattattattattagtagtagtagtagtagtagtagtagtagtagtagagtattTGCTATAaatttatggttattgttattgggattatgatgacaatgattataatgatggtaactatacggaacaatgatattaatgattattattaatattttttcattggtattgttattgttgttattattattgtcattattagtattgttattattattattattgtcattattattattattatcattattattattatcattattattattatcattattattattattattattattattattattattattattattattattgttattgttattattattattattgttattattattattatttaataattattattaagaaaatgcATAGGCCGTATACTAATTTGATGGAGCTTTTTAAGATTTCCATGCTTTTTATTCTCTAGACTTCATCTTATGGTGTCAGATGGTTCAGAAAGAATATGTTTTGGGGCTCCTGGAGATCAGTAGCTAAAGGGGAATAGGTCAtctctgtttgtatttgttagATTTTTATGATGGTTAGTTCACGTTGGCTCCTGGGCAAGTATGGGGTTTGAGAACGCGTCGTAGCCATAACTGTGCAGGTAACTCGGGGAGCAAGTGAGAGCAGTTCATCAATGAAACTCTTCATGTAGACACTAAGACCAACGTGACCCTCTCCTCCCatgtgctgtgtttgtgtgtatgagtggttgACTGCTGCCGTTTAGTTGGAAAATGGCTGCCAGCACCATTTTTGCTGCTGCTGAGCAGAAACAGAGCTGTTGAAGGAGGGTTGGTGCTTCAGTTTCCCATGTCTATGTTGTCATTTCCTGCgtattctcctttcccttgcttCATCACCACAATTATCCACTTGATCATGTGCAAGGCTTTTGAAGGGATGTCTACAGAATGAAGTTTGTTGTGAATGATATAGGTATATTGAAGTGATCTGGTCATTTGGATAGGCTCTCCTCTTAGCTAAGATTTGTGTATTTTTCATAGTGAGGTGAATTTTCCTTTTAAAGTTTTTAAGTTTTGCATGTATGCAGAGGTTATGAAGTTGGTTATTTGTTCCTGAAGCtgccataaaaagagagaaaaaaggtggttCATGTTTGAACCTTGATATGGTGTGTAGTTTGTTATTTGGGTTTTGTGGTGATGGTTTATTGTCGAGTCAAGGCATCTTTTcactatttatttcattattaatttatagAAATTTTTAAAATCACTTGTCACGGTTATATGTTACcattattcatacttttttttttttaacagccgGAACACACCATTGTGACAGTCTTGTTAAACGGGTTTCCCCATTATGTCTTGCAGGCACTTGTGAGCACTTTTGAATGGTTCAAAGTGTAATGCCTAGTATAACAGGGCCGTTCGTGCTGGGCGGTGGAAGTAGCGGAGCCGGAGACAGGGAGAGCGGCGATGGAGGAGGCAACCGCGGTGGAGGGCGGAATAGCAGCGTGTCAAGGCCAATGTCGAACGAGGAGTGCGGCATTCGGGAGGTGTGGGCACACAACATGGAGGAGGAGTTTCACCACATCCGCCGCATTGTGCACCAGTACCCGTATGTGGCCATGGTAAGTGTTGTAACTGCGTGTACAAGGATGCTGGGATCCACTggatgcacacacttgcacacatacacatatgtagccACATATTTGCATGctaacacacccacccacccacacttgcatgtttacacacacacacacacacacacacatacacatacacatacacatacacatacacatacacatacacactcatacacatacacatacacactcatacacatacacacacacacatacacatacacatacacatacacatacacatacacatacacactcatacacatacacatgcacagacacattcacacacacacacatacacacacatacacacatacacacacacacacacacacacacacacacacacacacacacacacacacacacacacacacacgcacgcacactcacacacaaacacatacacacacacatacacatgcacagtcacatttatacacactcatacacatacacatgcacagacacattcacacacacacacatacatacacacacacatagacacacacacacacacacacacatacacacacacacacacacacacacacacacacacacacacacacacacacacacacacatacacatacacatacacatacacatacacatacacacacacatacacacacacacacacacatacacacacacacacacacacacacacacacacacacacacacacacacacacacacacacacacacacacacacacacacacacacacacactataagatTTTACTAAGAGCTCTTGGTTTGTACTGTTCTTTGAAGTACAAGGTGGTGTCAGTGATACCCGGtgtggcttaactctttattggtaagagttacaacacatacacaagaataacgatacatgaagaacggCGCTAGGTGGTTCCCCCGGCTGGAGAGccggagggcaactcaggtcagaagcggtcactgagaaggtcgctgagggtgtgagacagggtcaagattggcctcccttttatccggccagagggggcgctaggggcgcaaacaggcgtgggtgaagcgaggggtagtgagcgtggggcacgcacatggcgcccctgccacaacacgtggtctagatgtggacacacgtgggaagtaggtattgcatgtattgtacctttatacgcTCGGTGGCAGAGCGATGAAGGAGTTGTTAATAAGGCATACCGTATTCGTACGCCTGCTGTTGGTACCGTATGTTGTACCGGCAGCCTGTTCTAAATATAGGACTACTCTGTCCGGCTCGAGGTCGCCTTCAAGGTCGCCAGAGGTCACAAGACCAAACTGACCTGAGAGCGACCTACCATAACTCGCTCTCACTACTACCTTCGCCATTCTAAGGGTCAGGACCAACGCCCTAACTCGCCCCGACCATCCCGATAAACCCGTGGAAGCTGACCGACAAGATACCTGCCTAGCTACCAAGAACATCTTCAATAAACTGAAACAACGAagattgtgtgtttctctgaccctgtcattcaatatagtgggactctttataactgaaggagagaccattatacacacacacacacacacacacacacacaaatgtagccACACACTTGCATGCCTATAggtgcacccacacacacttgcacacttatGCACACTCAAGTAAACACAAGGATGAGCACACTAACAAGCACATGTACGCTCTCTTGTTGATGTGATTATATGGTTATTAATTTGACAATGATAtgaaaatgtatagatataatttatTCATGACAATTTTCTCACGGCAGGACACAGAATTCCCTGGCGTGGTGGCTCGGCCAATAGGGGAATTCAGAAGTAATGCAGACTACCAATATCAGTTATTGCGATGTAATGTGGACCTCCTGAAGATCATCCAACTAGGTCTAACATTCCTTGACGAACAAGGGAAAACGCCGCCGGGGTTTAGCACTTGGCAATTCAATTTCAAGTTCAATCTCACGTAAGTCCAACTGCTTTGTTACCACTTGGTGTTGTAGTTctgattttttacttatttattattataataataataatgataatgattattattattattatttctttattgtattctttttcatttatttcatatctctctcccaGGGAGGACATGTATGCTCAAGACAGTATAGACCTGCTACAAAATTCTGGCCTACAGTTCAAAAAACATGAGGAAGACGGAATCGAACCCGTCGACTTTGCCGAGCTCCTCATGACCTCGGGAATTGTCCTCTTCGACAATATCAAGATGCTGTCCTTCCACAGGTATGGGAATTGAGGAAAGTGATGCAGGGGACATGTAAGACTGTCTTAGAGTCCCAGAGAAAGTCTCTATGATTAGGAATTCTCGTTATTCTCCTTAATTtactaaataatgatgatggtaataatgtggGATCAACAACGGCTTGAAAAATTCCCTACTCCTTATTCCAACCCCACACCCCAAGGCTTCATTCTTTTGTGTAATGGtttacttgtctttctctctctctctctctctctctctctctctctctctctctctctctctctctctctctctctctctctctctctctctctctctctctctctctctctctctccctccctccctccctccctccctctctctccctccctctctcccctctctccccctctcccccctctcctccctccctctttccctctccctccctctctccctctccctcccctctcccttcctctccttctccctccctctccctccccttctccctccatctctccctcccctcctccctccatctctccctccctccccttctccctccctcactctccccctctctctttccctctccctcttcctccctctctccctctccctccctctctacctctccctccctctccccttctccctccctctctctccccctctccttctccctccctccctccctctctctctccctcgctccctcactttccctctccctctccctctccctctccctccctccctccctccctctctccctccctccctccctctctctctccctctctccctccctccctctctgcctctccctcttcctccctctctctttctctctttctctttctctctttctctttctctctttctctttctctttctctctttctctttctctctttctctttctctctttctctttctctctttctctttctctctctctctctttctctttctctttctctttctctttctctctctctttctctctctctctctctctctttctctctctctctctatttctctccctctctctctatactctctactCTGTACTCTGTACTCTGTACTCtgtactctctcccctcccccctctcccctcacccctcacccctcacccctcacccctcacccctcacccttcccctatccccctccctgcctccctccctccttccctcttagcCAAAATTTAGGTTATTTGAAATTTTTGGCAATTAATCCTTTAACTGGGTTAATTATTTTAATGTGTTAgtgttcttattcatttattcatcacattttaatcatatatatgatttCTCTGAATATCACATAGCTTTGGGCATTAGATCAGTTGGACATTGTGATATCGGCTCCTTgtgacattttttatttttctcaacaGTGGGTACGATTTTGGCTATCTACTGAAGCTCTTGACAGACCAGAACCTGCCCTGTGAAGAGAGTGAATTCTTTGAGCTTTTAAGACTCTACTTCCCATCAATATACGATGTTAAGGtaggttttttttgtttttatccttttgATACAAGAACACTTATGTTGGTATCGTGGTGGTAAGTTCAGTTTCGTGAAGCCGGAAACTGCAGATACCCTTTGTGACAGATCTTTCATAGGTAGCTTACCACCTGAAGTCAGAATATTGGCCTATGTGGTCACTGATCCAGGAAGACTTTTGAAGTTCTTTGTTCTGCTTTCTCCTTTTGGATCAGTAAGAATCTGCTACTGTCAAAATCAAAGAGCAAGTAGTTTATCATGTGATTTCAGATTGAGCCAGGCAGTGAATTAATTTTGAAATTTATATTGACACCTGGAAAACTTTGTCCTGGTTTTTAAATTTCACCCTTTTTTGTGCACCTTTGCTTACATATGCTGTAGTCAGAACCAAACATACCTTTACAGCTTAGACACAGTAATATATAATAAGGAACTATTAATGTGCTAGACTTTGGGTTGGTGACCTCCGACATAGGACACTGGCTTAGATGAGTTGCTGGCAGAGTGAGACCTAATTAAACTTAACGAATGTTTTCCCCTCTTAGCAATGCCCTGATGTCCCAGCATCCTTTCTTGGCACATCTCATAGCTCTAAGCTTAAAGAGCAATGGATGAAgtacttttttatttcccttgcaGTACCTGATGAAGTCCTGTAAAAATCTCAAGGGAGGCCTGCAGGAGGTGGCTGAGCAGTTAGAGCTGGAGCGTGTGGGGCCACAGCATCAGGCGGGTTCAGATTCTCTTCTCACAGGTGCTGCGTTTTTCAAGATGAAAGAGGTATGTTGATATTTTTACTCTGTTGATTTTATGGAATGGGATGAAGATATATTAACCTATTGGATCCAGTTGCGTTACGGAAATCACAGTGCTGAAAATACAGGCAGTGGGTTACGTAAGTGGCCTATATCCCAGGTATGCTGTGCATAGGCCAGGTGTGTGCAAACACTCATGAGTGAtgacaagactctatgcctcccctttgcgaAGTTATTttgtttgaactttttttttttttttttagcttttttgctattttccaatgtccatatttgtctttgatTTGCTATATTCAGATGGtgatagcttattttccttgcacagactccatatcatctctctctgtagtaaataactcagtacaagaaaaaaaaaaatttaacatTTGGTTATGTGTTGCACATAataatttttttgtaattttcaattttgtgtaatatggaaatggcgtcctccctggAGTCAGTGCTCTTCCATTCGAAGCTTACGCACCTTacattcttcattcatttattgatgggaataatgctaaagcccttTTCTAAGTGCGAAATGAGTCTATTCACGCTTCAGGAGATTTCTGCACTCAtggcgagtcttttccatcaccctggccttcactcatgacACCAAGTTCATGCCACCCAGCTTGCGGCCATCTTGTTcaatgatggcatgttcacgtcacctGGCCCTCAACTCAGATTATTCCATGACAGGACCGCAACATCATCTATACCATAGGGGTTAAGAAATGCAGGATGCTAGATTGTTTTAGTGTATAGTGTTGTGTGTAGGCCATTTGATGATTCAGAGAAAGTTTTGTTAGTGGTGACCCATTGACAATGTATTTTCTTTAGATATACAATTAGCCAAATAAGAACACCTTTTGAGCCTCTGTTCTTGAAATTGGTCTAATTGCATATTTAGATGTTTTGGAATAAATTAATCAAAGGCTAAAAGTGCTAAAAATACCTTATTGAAACTGGTAAGTAATGAATGATAGTGGGAAAATAGTAAAAGATGTACAAATATGAAATAATTAAACTATTTGCTAGTAAATAAGTTTTTTAAAGCTATTACAGTTGGCTATCGAATTTATTCTCTACTCTCTATTGCATGTGGGGAGCTAGTCTGTGTATGCTAATGTCACTCTTTAACATTGGTTTTGTGTttcactgaattttggaatattgtcaaatgcttacatatgtatgttgTTTATAATATAATTGTGCTTTTCTTTGTTAATAGTAAGGTGGTTTCTCTGTGACTGAAACCTTCATGTGATTCATTTTGATTCTTAAAATGATTTGAGGTTCACATCCCAGTTTTTATGATTGCACtgttatattatacacacatgtatacatacaaactgtGCTATGAAGTATATAATTACTTTCATGAACTTTAAAAGGTttatgatatttttgtttattgtaaataaaaaatactgtTATAGTGATTCAGCCATGTGAAATAGTCTTGGGAATGATGGATCTATTACATCAAAGCCACAGGTCAGCCTAATATTACAAGCATTCACAAATTCTGCAAACAAATGAGGAGCTTAGGAGCTTAACCAACATGAATGTTAAGGGCCAATATTCTGTACAAATATTGTTCACATATTTCTTAAACTTTCATGATAAAGATATACAATTGTAAAGT encodes the following:
- the Pop2 gene encoding CCR4-NOT transcription complex subunit 7 — translated: MVQSVMPSITGPFVLGGGSSGAGDRESGDGGGNRGGGRNSSVSRPMSNEECGIREVWAHNMEEEFHHIRRIVHQYPYVAMDTEFPGVVARPIGEFRSNADYQYQLLRCNVDLLKIIQLGLTFLDEQGKTPPGFSTWQFNFKFNLTEDMYAQDSIDLLQNSGLQFKKHEEDGIEPVDFAELLMTSGIVLFDNIKMLSFHSGYDFGYLLKLLTDQNLPCEESEFFELLRLYFPSIYDVKYLMKSCKNLKGGLQEVAEQLELERVGPQHQAGSDSLLTGAAFFKMKEMFFEDKIDDAKYCGHLYGLGTSFVVNGNSNTSYDNGHTSDSTSNS